Within Dermacentor albipictus isolate Rhodes 1998 colony chromosome 3, USDA_Dalb.pri_finalv2, whole genome shotgun sequence, the genomic segment GATTTCGTTTCTGTGACAGATACCGCAGCTATGTAAAGCACCGGTATTGGCACTTTATTCAAAGCGAACGAGACTAACCTTTGATAGATATATCCACAATTGAAGGGGCGGAATTGTATATGTTTACAATACTTACAATATGTAATAATTGTACTTTGTACAGCGTTGTGAAGCCGCTAAAGACAGCCTGTGAGGCACGTCTCGTCCGCAACGTGCACGGTTACTGAGAATGCAGAAATGATGTCTTGTCAGTGTCATAGCTCACGCCCACGAAAACGCAGCCGACGTGTTCTCATTATGCAACGAAAGTATTAGGCAGATGGCGCTAAATATTGGCCTGCGACGTCCACTGGTGCACCTGACTTTAAAATAATGGATCTGTGCTCTGCCATTCGGAGTGTACAAAGTGGCAGAGACAACGCATTTCACCTCAGCATACACTGACATGAAAATTCGTGCACCAGGACGCCGTTTGCCACAGAACAGCAAATGCTGTAAGCGCTAGCAGAAGCTTGAAACTATGGCCACACTTGAATGTGGCTCAATGTCTGCGATTATCAACGAATGACGAGGGAAACCTGGCGTAGGATAACGTCTAAATACGGCTTTCTCTTCAAAACACGTTATCGCCTACTCTGTGTTTTCGGAAGGCACGAATAATGCCGAGAAAGCTTAGAAGGGCGGCCCATCCATGAAGGGAAATATGTTGCGCTTCTATGTCGTTGTTACGCCAGACGTTTGCAACTCGCCTGTAGTTCGCACGAATAACCGCTGCgtcgttttgtttttgtgtgcagCCCTTTCAGACACCCCGAAGAGCCGGAAACGCGACACTGCTGCGTGGGGACCAAGATGACAATCAAGGAGAACTTGATAACCATGGTGAAGTACGTATCACCGAACCTGCGGCTACTCCCTCTCAAGATGCACATGTTCCTATACTTCGGGGGTAAGTCTCGCTCGGATCGAATTTTGGTTTTCGTTGACTCACCGTGAGAAAAATGCTTGACCTCTATGGCATCTCTTGGTTGTATTTAACTGTGACACTTCCTGTCCACTCAAGTTCGTCTTCAAGACGCCCTTGCGTTGAAGCCTAActggttcttcaccgtcactacaactaGATAATATGTCTAGTTTCCTATCTATTTTGCAGAACTGGGCTCGTattcacacgcacacgcacacacacaaatttCGCAAGTTAAGGCTATTTGTAAGAGCAGCGGTGCCATCCAATCGTAAACTGGATGTATTCAGGGAGGCCGGCCAATGGCTTCTCACGAACGGCCTCTGATGGTAAATCGCTCTTACGAACCGTGAATTTGGCCTGTGATTACTGTGACCAGCTGTTTTTATGAGCAGGCTATTTCATAAGGTGAAACCGGATGCATCACCATACTGTTGTGATCACGTGCGAACGCCAGCACGAAAGCACTCGAAGGAGTGTCCACGGGTCACAGTTCAGAGGCCAGGTGTCCTGACACCAGGACAGAAATGCACGTATGCACGCATAAGCACGCGCATGACGCGCCTGCTTGGTTTGGAACTTACTAGAATGCTATCGTTGATTAtatctgttgtgtatgttctcGCAGAatcttgtgtaatcagattgtgtgcgcgacgcgaatagtgtttTACTTTCTCGAAAGTATGCGAGCACCAGTGATTACTCCGGAAACTTCGAtaactcgtgtataaaagccgacgcgcttgaccagcagatcagatttccgacgatcgccaaATGTGCTCGCAGCCAtatatcgttgtgctttgaatgtCACTAACTTTTAGAGACAAGTTCACCCAATGAAGAGTTAGTCTCATGATACGCagtttttgcttttgttttcttcacCATAACTACGTCGTGACAATATTGCAGTCGAAAAACTTGTACATTGTCAGCATCGCATGTCTTAGCAGTGACGCTAATTTCTCTCTGTATATATGGATCACTGTTGTCATCTACAAAATTTTTGCGAGATTTCGGACTTTCCAAAACagttcttagttttttttttatgtggcgaATCGTCGCAATACTCGGCCTTTCCGCTACTGTCTGGCTGACATCAGCTGGTATTTCCAGCGCAGCGGAAATACGTTACAGCTGGTATTTCCGTTACAATAGACAGCCGGTCTTTCCACTAAAGTGGAAATAGCAGCCGACGTGGAAATACCACCGAATTTTATTTGTTCAGAAGCCCATGCATGAAATTACTAGACATTCTACAGTTCAAGTGCCCATTTGTAGCAGCGCCTATTGCAGCGGTAGCAGCATATGTGACCTCAGTCGCACGCATGTAGTTATCTGAGGAGCACGTGTTCTCCCGCTAGAGATTTGCGCTGTCAGAAGGTTTAGATGCTGTGGTCGATGGTGGGGCTGCGTCGCATTCCTGAAGTTTGAAGTTATAATGATATGATTACAGAAACGCAAGTACATTTCATTAATGCAGATGTATCCGGTTAAAAGTCACACACTTTGAGCGAAGTGTATTGTAGTAAGTATTTGATCTTTGTGGTTGCCACAGGTGTTGCAGAAATATCTTGTACATTTGCACGGAGAGAGTACGATTACAATAAGCGGTTGCGTCTTCAATTACGTTAACTAGATTACGCTTGAGTAATTGCCTGTAGCCTCCTCAGACCCGAGAAGAAAGTTCGGTTAGAAAGTGTTTATTTCATATATGATGTTTCCAGTTGTAACCCCCAGAACACAAATTAACAGCAATTTCAGTCATAGCGATCTCGAGCTGTGTGATAATGCATGTCCCCCTACAGGGACATCTGGGTCTCTATATACATATCGGCTGTGCATTGGGACACCACTCAGAGGAGGAAGAAACTGCAAATCTTTATTGATATTTAGAAATGAGCAGTAAAATGCAACTGTGAAGCCAGGCGTGAAAATTGTAGAAGCAATTTCTCCCAACTTCAATGCAGAGGTAGACGTTGCACTGGGCGCATCGGCGGCGTGTTTTCATCCCGCAACCTGCGTTGCGGCATCTTCGTCCGCCTGCGAGATCATCTTTGAGTGGTAGGTGAAGAGCCCCTTGTTTTCGGAATGTTTGCGAGGGAAGAGCATTTGGTCGCTTTCTGGGATGGATGTCCATTTCGTCTTCATCCGAATGTACTTGTTCCATGTTTCCACAAATCAGCGCCTCCGCAACATACATCTTGAAATCAAGGTAGTCCAAGATATTCTTCCTCGGCAGCCCCATGGCGTTTTTGTCCGCTCTGTACTGAAGCCACCCGTTGACGCAAGCAAGGTCTGACATGTGCAAAATGGTACGAAGCGTCCACCAATTCGTTCGGCTTCTTTGCGCGTACAGAGCTAGCATTCTGTCAGCTAGGTCGACTCCTCCCATTTTGTCATTGTAATTTTTGATAAACAAGAATACTGACTTATATTTTAGCTTCCGGACGTGTACTGAAAAGATCTTAGTACACAAAACAAATCAGGAACTGTCAGCACTGAGACCCAGCGTCCCTCTACAGGGACATTTCATTAAGTGCGAAGTGCGGGACAGAAAACAATGTATTTTCGCAAGGAACACCACTTAAAATGTTCTCTCAACCATAACAATTCTAAAAACATAGCATAAGGCTTCCATAAGGTGTGTTATCAATGATCAAAATGTTCTTAAGTCGCCGTCATGAGTAAAACGTGCTCGTGCAGATTGCAGCCATGTTGTCTTCTCGACGAAGCAAACAAACTCTCCCCGCTCTTCACAGATGGAGCTACAATGCTTGTCCTCCGACAGGGACACCAGTTCTCTGTTCTATAAAAGCTCAGTCTTAAGTCAGAACCTGAGAACCAATGTCCCCGTACAGGGACGTGGGGTCTGAAGAGGGTAGAGTGACCTTGACAAAAttgctttttttgttgctgtattTGCCCTCCATGTTTTGTAGTCGTACATACACACTCCTGCTTAGCAACCAGAGTCATACAAACACATGCATGCATTCATCGAGTGTACATGGAGGCGGGCGCCGTGTGGACAAAGCATCGTCGGTTGTCACCCGGTAGAAACAGGCGCACAAATATGGGGCAGGACGACAAATTGATATAGCGATGAACATCATACATACTCCACAACGATCAATGAAAACAGTTCCTTGGGCCTCCTACTTGTAGCATTTAGTCTGCGCAAAAGCCCATCATGACCAGGACCATGAGATaatactttctctctctctctctgataatTTTTTGTCGCCATCAGCATACTCGCGTGCGGCGCTAGTAGTCGCTGGCGACACTCTGCGATTCTATGGCGAGTTGTTGCTTCCAGACAAGCATCTGTGACTTTGAGCCAGTGTGGCACCATGTCAATGTTCCGGTAACGTAAGAACCACAAAGAATATCGAGTATGGCGCACACATTTTAAGTGGTATCAAATCCTACGAATGCTATCCCCACTGTACCCGCTTCGGCACTGTCAGAGGTCTCCAAATTTGCCTTGCAGCGGTGGTGGGCGTGATGCCCTTCACGACCGTGCTGGCCAAGCAGCTGGGCATATCTGCCGCGCTGGCCGGGCTGGTCAACACGACCCTGCTGTTTCTGTCTATTCTCATGCGGTTCGCCATCGGCTCGCTTACGGACAAGGTGCAGCAGCTCAAGGTCGTCCTTATCGCCATCATCAGCGTGGAGAGCTTCTTCCATTTCCTGCTCATTTTCGTGCCGCCCATCAAGCCGAGCACGATCGATATCGGCGTCCCAGCTCCCGAGAGCGTTATCCAGAACGACACCAGGCTCCTCTGTTTCTCCCACAAGTACATCGACGACTGCCAGTCGTACAGCCCCGAGCCGTGCCACATGCGCTGCTTCTACTCGGCGGCGGCTCATGAGAACGGCAGCGACGGCGGCGGTGGCATGCGAGACATCGCGTTTCCCTTCAACTGCAGCCTCATGTGCCACCAGACGCAGTGGTGCCTGCCGGCGGACGAACTGGCCGGTGAAACCAACGGCTCCGCTTTCCTGGAGGCCGCCGAGAAGTCGTGCACGGTGAGCTGCCTGTCGGTCGCGCAGCCGAACACGATGAGCACGTCCACCTTCTGGATGTTCGCCGTGTTTCGCGTGCTGGGCGGCACCGCGTTCGGCGTCGGAATCTCGCTCGCCGACGCCGCGGCGTACGCCATGCTGCGCGACCGCAAGGAGGACTACGGCAAGCAGCGGCTCTGGGGCACCATCGGCTGGGGCGCGCTGGCGCCGCTCATCGGCTACCTCAACGAGATCGCCACGGGTGGCTCGCCCTACATCGACTACAGCCCCGGCTTCTACATGCTGGCCGCGTTCACGCTCATGGATGTGGTCAGCCTGTGCTTTTTGGACGTCCCCCGCTCTGCGACGTCCAAGCAGCTGCTCAAAGACCTGAGCGAGGTGCTGGTGAACCCGCGCGCGCTCTTTTTCACCTTCTCGGTGCTCAACATGGGCTTCCTCATGGGCTTTGTCTGGAGCTACGGGCTGTGGTACCTCCAGGATTTGGGCGCCACGCCCACCTTGCTGGGCGCCAACCTGGCGGTGCAGTGCTTCGGCGGCGAGGTGCCCGTGCTCTTTTTCTCGGGCTGGATCATCAAGCGCATCGGGTACGGCAACGCGGTCAGCCTGTCCATTGCGGGCCTGAGCCTGCGGCTGGCCGTGTACAGCTTCGGCACCGACCCCTGGTCCATGCTGCCCATCGAGGTGACGCACGGCCTGTGCTTTGGCCTGTTCTACGCCGCCATGACTTCGTACGCGAGCACAGCGGCGCCGCCCGGCACCGAGGCCACAATGCAGGGCATCCTGGGAGGCACCTTCGAAGGGCTCGGTGAGTTGGCGTCCTGCGACGCTCGTCATTCCTCCTCCATGCTTGTTTGGCAGCTTGTACGTACTTGCAGATTCGCCAGTCACTGTCAGGCAGTCACACGCTGTTAGCCTTGTCCTGAAAATTTGCTGGAAATTGTTTTGCGGTCTGTTAGCTAGGTCTAGATatgattgcttacacgctgcaTACTTGCCAGATAGTAAAATTTGGGGCACGTTTGTGCTCATTTTTTTCATGGTTTGTCCTACATTCAGACTCTACTTGCTGGCATTGTAGCGGCAGAGAAAGAAAGGACAGTCATCGTGAATGATTTTTTGATGTGTCTTAGTACCTTTCAATAGTGAGAAAAAAATGATTGATATTATACCAGTGAATGGGAGCTAAAATAAGTGGCACGCCATTGTTCTTATATTTTTGTAGGTATAGCCAGCGGCACACTTGTTGCTGGCCAACTCTACACTGAGGTCGGCGGCCGGCAGACCTGTTACATCTATTTCATCTACAGTATCGTCTTCCTGGTATTCCACGTTGCGATTGAGATGATCTTCTCCATCAGGGAGTCCAGACGTGGTAAGTTCAGCCGCGCCTAATAAGTTTTGTCTTACAGGAGCAGCGGGAAATATGAGTAGTCGGAATTTGTTTCCCAAGAAATGGGAAGCGCCATTTCGCGACTCACGTACCGGATAGGAGCGTGACTTTGAAGCATGATGCCGGCTCAGTCGACGTTCGTGTGGTTTTCCTTTTCTTGGGAGGCTCGGTTTTTCTGAGGAGCCAGGCAAAACACATTCTTCGAGTAACCCAACCGCTAGTTTTAATTCGAAGCCTACCGCGTGATCGTTTACTGATTGCCTACGGCGTGTCGCATGATCGGAGTATTCCAGAGAATGAAATGAAGATTCATCGGGAGTGAAAGGCTGCTGTAGTTTCTGCGCCGAGGAGACTATATTTATCGAACTATGCAGGAACGCGAGCACGAATTCTCAAACCTTCTTGTTCGTAAGAATTGTTTGTGAACGTTTCCCAAGTTGCCGGCGCCTGTTCTCGCGAAATGTGCGGCACAGGAGGCGAACTGCTTCGTTAATTCCGGCCAAGATTCGGAGCGTCCTTCGAACCTTTTCATTTTTGTTGAACGAGTGTGCTCTTGGCACGTACCAGCAGGTTAAGCGAAGCCATTCACTTATAGCCTATTAGGCACGAGCACACGGGCACGGGTGCAAAAACTTTATTATGCTTCATCCTACAATAAACGTACACAAAGAAAGCGAAAATATTTAAACCCACCAACGGGAGGAGATCAGACACCAGATGCGATGAGAATTGCAGTACTCCAGCAACACTTGGACACTTGGTTCCAGTGACACTTGGAACCGTTCATGCGATGGATAGAAAAGTATAGGGTTTACGGACTATCCGCCCCTGACCAATAACTCTGCTTGCAGCTTATCACCTTGAGTATCTGAATTCCGCAATGCGCGCGGCTAAAACTTCACTAGCAAGTTATTGTATGAAGCAATGTGCGCTCGTCCGTCAACTTGCATAGTATGCTTATCACCTGTAGCGAACGAAGGAAAAGAGTACTGGCGTTATGGCTGTGTAATTGCTTTTGTTGCTGCGTCATCACTTTTGACGGCCACAACACCGTTTCCAATGGGTGCCTTCAAAACAGTTGTTTCAATTCGGCTGCATGCAACGCCAATAAGTATAGGCGGCAGAGCCTCATGCTGAAGGCCGGAAATGTGCCTCTTGCCCTCGAGGCAGCTTTTGAGAGCCCCATCAGACGGGAGAGATCTTACGCGTGACGACTTTTGGCGGTGTAAAAATGTAGTCAATATGTGGTCAAGGGGGAAATTCGTGCGCGCTTGCTCGTAAAAATAGCAGGCCTGTAATTCATGTAAGCGGAAGTTGGCAAATGCGTACTGCGGATATCAGGGAAGTATGTCGAACCGTTATTTGAAGGCAGTGTCTTTCTTGGCGAGTTACCCTCACTTTTCCGTACCGGGTATGTATGTCTACTGTCTCTTTAGTTGGCCGATCCAGAATGTAGTGAAGTCTAAAGATGGGGCTATTCCCGTATGTgtgtgcagtctaaaaatgtgacCCATTCTCATGGGCATATCTAGTCTAGAAATGTGgtccgatcctgaagatagtgcagcaagaaacgaaagaaaaaagcagTCCGACGCTCATCCTATTCTCCTCACACGTGCGGTGACGCGGCAGTGCCGTGCGCAGTGACTCCGCCCCAATGTCACCCCAACTCTTGCAGGAAGACAATCTTTTATCGACGTCAACTAGAGGTTGAATCGCTttccaacttttctttttctgagtcTTGCGTAACTCTTAGTCATAGGCCATGTTCAAAATGTGAGCTTGGTTCGATTGCTCACATCGCTGCTTGTAGCCTGTGGAAATGTTTCCTATATAACAGAtacgtacagtgctcagcaattgaaGCGGCGATACAGAGACCGCATGGCAACCGACCCTTCTTGCTCCACCGGTGATCTCTAGGTGATTGATGAGGGTGCCGAACGAAATCACAATTCATCACAAAGGCGCTCGCTTTCATTTGATGCAAAAATCCATCAGATCGGTGTCCCTAGCTGCCCACAGGTGGCTCAATAAAGTTCcgcagccacgcgctcctagtTTCGCGTTTCAATTCCTGAGCACTGTATGCTTGCCGTATAGTACATAAGCATGTTGTGTTGTTGAAAGCATCGTAGGTACACGCCGTTGTAGGTGAAATTATGTCTGGAGATAAGGACACTGACGGcatcatgctagactgatgatgTTTAGACAGACCGCAGCACTGTGCACTGTGTCCGAGGATGTGTTTTGTAGCAAAAgcttctttttgtttctgagtTTTCCGTGTTGACAGGGAGAGAAACGTATTCGTGGTTTGGTTGCGATTGAGAGTCCAAGGCTTAATGTAAAGTTATCAACTTATGGagcccaaacttgggaggatatCGCGCGCAGTACGAGCGCTCGTGTTGTGTCTCTCATTCCTCGTTTCTCGCGCCATTTCTCACTACAAGAAACTCGAGAACGAGCGATAGAACGTAAAATGGTATAACTTTGAGTCAAAAAGGATGGTATGAATTTGACAGGTTATGAATATAACTGATATTCTCATTGAGGTTGAGAGCAATAATTGCAATTAGGCAGGTGATGTAGAGCAGACGCCCTATGACAGCGACTTTCAATACTCGACCCTGTCAGTGGTCTACTAGAGTAACATAACGGGGGATGCAGGGATTGGAGCTGGTGAGCTGACGCACGCAGCACAGGGATAGGTGGAGATCGTTGGGGGAAGCCTTCCTTCTCCCTGCAGTGAACGTGAAATAGGttgttgattatgatgatgctTTTTTGTGAATCTGGGCATTCCCGGTACTTCAAAAGTATCAAGTGTGAGTATCAACGTTTAGAGCTCTCCGAATCTTTAGTTCCGTTGAGCTGTTTAAGATGCCCTCAGGGAGCTGCGGTCTCGATTGGTGTGACCTCTGTGCCGTTGACGTAGAGTAGCAACCACCAAAGCAGCTGATAACTCTTCGTTTCTTTGATGGTTACTTCACCTAATATATACCCTCATTATTGTTTCTGACTCCATCGCGATTTGACAGAAGGAATATGCATTCATGAAATTTTGATGGCACTGCCTGCGTGAGCCTTTACGATGCATCTGGCTTTTCCCGCCCTGCGCTTGTGCAGCATCTGTGCTGAGCGACTCTCAGGAACCGGAACCGGTAACGGACCAAGACCCCGTGCTGACGATGGATGGTCGGCGGACTGATGACTCCCGCAGTTGTAAGGACGAGGAGGAAGAGGACGAGGTCGTTTGAATGGCGTCGCTACGGGACGCTGCTCGGTGTGTCGGCCCTGTACAGCCGGCCACGAACCTCTAACTGTGCGTCACACCCTTACGACGCCTGTGCGAGAGGGATCTTCTCGCCTTCTGAAGGCGTCCTCTCCCACAGTGCAGGGCGCGCGGGCTGTGCGAGGCACGGTCTCGCGCGCCACCTTTATGCCGCCGCTGACGGCAGAGTTCTGTCGGCGGCTGGGCACCTCTAATAAGCCGGCATTTTGTTGCGCGTCGTTTCGTATGTTTTTAAGTGTTGCTGCATTTCAGCATAAAGCGTATGATTCTTACTAGGAACTTTTATATATTTTTGGTTGGGCACGACTGTGCGTTCACGGTGCACTGCCGAATATGTCAGCGCAGGCTCCGTTCTAATGCGCAAGCGAGGAGACGAGTTAAAGAAACGACCTGATGTAATTCGCTTTGATTGCTTGTTGTCCTGCTGGGAATAGCCATCTTATGGTATAAACTTAGTCCTTCGTACCTTCCAAGTCAGAGCTTATTTCTCCGGACCCTGTTTTTTGTTACAAGTTAGACAACTTCGTGAGTGAAGCTTGGTAATGAGGTGGCTATCGACATCGTCAACTGGCTATTTGGCATTACTCAAATGCCTCCGCAGCTTTATAGAAACTAGAACGTCCGAGGAACGATAATGGGAATAATGATCACGTGATGTCTTGAGAATGGTGATTACGAATGATGAGGAGCCTTAAGTAAATCATTTTATTGTTTTCACCGATAACTGTTCTTAATTTTTACTGTTTCTTACACCAGCAACTATTCTGTAGATCTCACTGCTAGCTAATTTAGCGCGTTCAGCAGAGGCATGTACCTGCGGCTAACGCTGTAGTActacacgctgaagaaaagtgcACAGCGGACTATCTGTGATCCTCTTGTCTCACGTTATAGAGTGTGTGTTTGAGCCACTTCATTCCTATGCGTGTTACTGTTCGATGAATGAAGATCTAGCATTTACCGCGTATGGTAATCATTTATAACGGACTTGTACGCCGAAAGACATCCTGACTCTCTGTCATTCAAAGCACACAGTAAAGAAACGAAGCGGAGGACTTGTCTAAAGCATTACTGTCAAATACTTTTTATCATTGCTTTGAACTGAGACAACTGTGCACGCTCGACCTTCTTCAGCTGTCAACCTTATTCTAAGCGCGAAGTAAAACTTTTCTGTTACTCACTTatttggtgctctttggccaggTCTGGCCCTGTGCCATTAAAGCACACCATAATCATCAGAATTTCCTGTTGAGCAGCCATAATGGTCTATTCTTAATCAGTATTGTTACTTGTCACCCCAGATTGCGAAGCACAGTGAGGCTTCATTATTTTTACAGTATAACCATATTTTTAAGCATTACGCTGCTTAACATCGGCGTACGTAGTCTGTAaaaagctgtaaaatactccCTGAACACATTTAAAAGAGACTCTTAAGACAGCGTTCGCCTAAAGCTTATGCAAAACGGAAACACGTAGAGATTATATCGAAATATTTTGCAATCCTTCTTTAAACGGAGAAGTTATTTGACACTCGATAAACTCTCGTACTTCCCTACATTATAATATACTGTCCCTATTTCAAGGCACGCTATCCTTATAGTGGAGCTCTCGTTCAAGTTGTCGTCAAGACGCATTAGTTACGGCGTGAACGACGGTGCAACAAAGAATCCGGATTCCAGCCAAATCCTGCAACGTAAATATTGACCAGCGCCCGGCGTTGGTATTACCTGCTTATCATTGCTATACATAGTGCCACGGCAGTCGCCACTCCAGACAATCTGTCACATTGCAAGCATATCGCGCTTCGTTGTCATACAGCTGTGAATACGAGACGCTCAAATTTCTTTGGTTGTGAACTGATGTCACATTTTGTTTCGGGGCGTGCAGTTGCCGACGCTTTCGTCACCACGAGAGCGCAGCACTTACTGCACAGCCGAATCCCGCTTTCTTAGTCTTATTTACACTTCGTTTTTATTGGTAGCATTTGCAGTTTTACAGTTGCGCGTACAGTTTTAACGAAACACTCTTAaccgtgtgtctgtgtgcgtgtgtgcaaaCTTGCGCGTGTATGAGTGTGCGTTGTGATCAGGGTGTTGTCGAAGCATGAGATGAGTTGGTTATAATGTACACTTTGCACAACATAGCGTTTTCAATACTTTTGGCATTGTGTAGCCTCGCTTACTTCCTCAATAGCGTCAAAGTACAAGTATAGCATGCTTTTACTCAACGTGGCTAACGTTCCTGGGGTCAAGCAAGCTTGTGATAACCACGCTCCTACATTGTGTGCACCATTATTCTTTTCTTAATAAAACGAATGAAGATGTGCACTTATAGTTTTGCCTTGCACACTCTTACAATGCTGTGAGGACTGGCAAATTTTTTTTATACGACACTAGGGCGCAGCGTTAATCAGTTTCCACGAGGCACATCCACACGGTCGATGAATTTGTTATCCCTTCGCGTGGTGTGCTGAATCTGTTAGCGACCGCACAATGCGGATGTTCCGCCCGTCCCTTAGCAAATGTGCAGCGTTCATACCGAGGTACTGACCACTGTGGGGGCCTGTAGGTAGTGCATGTGATTTTTGCTGCTCGATTAGGATTTTGTTTTGAGAGATCCAAGGCTCAATCTGCCGACAGCGGACACTGCAAAGTGTTGGTCAACCCATGTTTCTTATATATAGAAACGTTTAGTGAACTCTAGCACATTGTGAAAGTAAGGAGCCGAATGCGTTCCACATCTTAAGGTCGCAAACTTCAGTGTGCGCTTTTTTCTCGCGTGAATAAGGAAGTTGCACAGGAAGATTGAGGAGCTATGCAGGTTTCGCTGAGAATTGCTGCAGCATATAGGGTGATTAAAGACCCGCAGACACCACTTTGAAATCATTAGCCTGTAAATACAGGCTCATAGTTGCAACGGACTCTGAACCCGGTAATGCATGGCGCAGACATTGTGCATGTCGTATAGGCGCCGTGCACCTGACTGCTGCGCATGCGCTCTGATTGAGACCCTATGTGAGGCGTGCTTGGATAAATTTAACGCTAAGAGTACAGTGGCGTAATATGACGTTCTTAACAGCGTAAATGCCGCTTCAGCACACGGCGACTACGAACTGCATATCGTGCTAAGCACAAGGGCGCTGTTCTTGCGGACCGAGTCGGGTCACCACCGTTATGATGCAATTATCACGTGACACTTTCAGTAGCCGGGACTTCACTCCCATTCTTGACCTTTTCTATTTATTCCACACTCCTCATTCCTCTCCTCTACCGCGCTGCGAAGGGGCGTGAAAGAAAAGAATCTCGCTCGCTTAAGGTGTCGTGCATGGTGTACTATAGTGCGGAGCCACGGTAAAATGGAGCCGCGCCTTTCTTTGAGCGGATAGGCTGGTGTTATTGCGGGTGTACTTATATAATTAGTGCATGCTTGCGCAGAATTGATCCCTTATCACAATTTTTTTCTCCTATAGCACgccagcgagtgtgtgtgtggTTATTTTCAGGCCACCTCCTATGACGGTAACGTGCATGGGCGCGCCACTCCTGCTTCCCAGCTGTATACGCTGCTTAAACGCGCAGCACTTGCTCAATTGACATCTAGAAGGTGCAATTGCGGGAGTGGTACAGCGTTGGCGTCAGCTATGAGAGATCGAATATGGGACTTCCAACAGTCGTGAATTTTGTGGCCACTCCTGACATATGTTCGTTCTCTGCAAGATAAAGTAATGCGTCTGCATTGTGGTTCTAAGTTCGTAAAGTCGGGTCTTGTTTGCAGTTCTCGTGTGAATATGGCACAGAAATGATCTCGAAAGATGTTCGACCATACTCTACAACTCTTCTTGCCCTGTGTATGTGGTAGTTGGCTGCCGAGTGTTGGAATGGCGCCTTGCGCACAGCCGAGTAAAATACACGTGCCTATCGTATCGTCTACGTACAACTTGGACCAGCAGAGCGGCTGTGTCGTTTGTGGGAGGTACCTTTCCGAGATGCGTGTGGTCACGAAGTCCTGCGGCGAACTCTTCGCTCGAAAGTGTTTGTACACAATaaactttcgtttctttttttatgcttg encodes:
- the LOC135900658 gene encoding major facilitator superfamily domain-containing protein 6-like, which codes for MTIKENLITMVKYVSPNLRLLPLKMHMFLYFGAVVGVMPFTTVLAKQLGISAALAGLVNTTLLFLSILMRFAIGSLTDKVQQLKVVLIAIISVESFFHFLLIFVPPIKPSTIDIGVPAPESVIQNDTRLLCFSHKYIDDCQSYSPEPCHMRCFYSAAAHENGSDGGGGMRDIAFPFNCSLMCHQTQWCLPADELAGETNGSAFLEAAEKSCTVSCLSVAQPNTMSTSTFWMFAVFRVLGGTAFGVGISLADAAAYAMLRDRKEDYGKQRLWGTIGWGALAPLIGYLNEIATGGSPYIDYSPGFYMLAAFTLMDVVSLCFLDVPRSATSKQLLKDLSEVLVNPRALFFTFSVLNMGFLMGFVWSYGLWYLQDLGATPTLLGANLAVQCFGGEVPVLFFSGWIIKRIGYGNAVSLSIAGLSLRLAVYSFGTDPWSMLPIEVTHGLCFGLFYAAMTSYASTAAPPGTEATMQGILGGTFEGLGIASGTLVAGQLYTEVGGRQTCYIYFIYSIVFLVFHVAIEMIFSIRESRRASVLSDSQEPEPVTDQDPVLTMDGRRTDDSRSCKDEEEEDEVV